One region of Epilithonimonas zeae genomic DNA includes:
- a CDS encoding MBL fold metallo-hydrolase has product MKLYPIQCGKFKLDGGAMFGVVPKTLWEKTNPADEKNLIELGTRSLLVEDGKKLILIDCGLGDKQDEKFFGHYSLWGDDTLDKNLKKFGFVREDITDVFLTHLHFDHCGGAVEWNDDKSGYRPAFKNANFWTNENHWKWATEPNPREKASFLKENIFPLEESGQLNFLSLPTTGNYGFAPDLKMDVIFVDGHTEKQMLPVLQYQEKTIVFAADLIPTAGHIPQVYVMGYDTRPLLTLEEKGKFLKQCVDNDYLLFFEHDAHNELASLKMTERGVKLDQTYSFNEVFGY; this is encoded by the coding sequence ATGAAACTCTATCCAATCCAATGTGGAAAATTTAAACTTGATGGCGGCGCGATGTTCGGCGTTGTTCCAAAAACGCTTTGGGAAAAAACCAATCCAGCTGACGAAAAAAACCTCATCGAATTAGGAACACGTTCTCTATTGGTAGAAGACGGTAAAAAATTAATACTGATTGATTGTGGACTTGGAGATAAACAAGATGAGAAATTCTTCGGACATTACTCACTTTGGGGTGATGATACATTAGACAAAAATTTAAAAAAATTCGGATTTGTAAGAGAAGATATTACGGATGTTTTTTTGACACATCTTCATTTTGATCATTGTGGTGGTGCTGTAGAATGGAATGATGATAAATCAGGATACAGACCAGCGTTCAAAAATGCAAATTTCTGGACGAATGAAAATCATTGGAAATGGGCTACTGAACCTAATCCTAGAGAAAAAGCGAGTTTTCTAAAAGAAAATATTTTCCCTTTGGAAGAAAGCGGGCAACTGAATTTCCTGTCATTACCAACAACCGGTAATTATGGATTTGCTCCCGATTTGAAAATGGATGTTATTTTTGTTGATGGACACACGGAAAAACAAATGCTTCCTGTTCTTCAATATCAGGAAAAAACCATTGTTTTTGCAGCAGATTTGATTCCGACAGCTGGACATATTCCGCAAGTTTATGTGATGGGTTACGATACAAGACCATTATTGACATTGGAAGAGAAGGGTAAATTTTTGAAACAATGTGTGGACAATGATTACCTGTTGTTTTTTGAACACGATGCTCATAACGAATTGGCAAGCTTGAAAATGACAGAAAGAGGTGTTAAATTAGATCAGACTTATAGTTTTAATGAAGTTTTTGGATATTAA
- a CDS encoding FMN-binding negative transcriptional regulator — translation MFIPKIYKSEDQELMKKIISENAFALLISDKEKLSATHSMFLLNEKGKDFFLETHISKANFQAKTLKDGDEVLCDFLGAHSYISSSWYEKTNVSTWNYEAVQIRGKVKVMTDEELYQHLEKLTLKYEKVQRCPMFVENMGDEFVKKEMKGAFGINIYPTEIFIANKLSQNRNDSDFENIILNLGQSDFANDKKIAELMTENRGLI, via the coding sequence ATGTTCATTCCAAAAATATATAAATCCGAAGACCAAGAATTGATGAAGAAAATCATCAGTGAAAATGCTTTTGCTCTTTTAATTTCGGATAAAGAAAAACTATCGGCAACACATTCTATGTTCTTGTTGAATGAAAAGGGAAAAGATTTTTTTCTTGAAACTCATATTTCTAAAGCCAATTTTCAAGCAAAAACTTTGAAAGATGGCGATGAGGTTTTGTGTGATTTCTTAGGTGCCCATTCTTACATTTCGTCATCTTGGTATGAGAAAACCAATGTTTCTACTTGGAATTATGAAGCGGTTCAAATCCGTGGAAAAGTAAAAGTGATGACGGATGAAGAGCTTTATCAACATTTGGAAAAGCTTACTCTCAAATATGAAAAAGTTCAGAGATGTCCAATGTTTGTTGAAAATATGGGCGATGAATTTGTAAAAAAAGAAATGAAAGGTGCTTTCGGGATCAATATTTATCCGACGGAAATCTTTATAGCAAATAAATTAAGTCAAAATAGAAACGATAGTGATTTTGAAAATATTATTCTTAATTTAGGGCAATCAGATTTTGCAAACGATAAAAAAATTGCAGAGTTGATGACGGAGAATCGAGGTTTGATTTAA
- the ruvB gene encoding Holliday junction branch migration DNA helicase RuvB — protein MPDFLHPDKDNYSDDDLIQEEKIRPQSFRDFAGQRKTLDNLEVFVAAAKNRGSALDHVLLHGPPGLGKTTLSHIIANELGVNCKITSGPVLDKPGSLAGLLTNLEENDVLFIDEIHRLSPIVEEYLYSAMEDYKIDIMLETGPNARSVQIGLNPFTLIGATTRSGMLTKPMLARFGIQSRLEYYTIELLGMIIERSARVLGVKIYEDAALEIARRSRGTPRIANALLRRVRDFAEIKGNGEIEIEITKFALNSLNVDEFGLDDMDNKIMRVMIENFRGKPVGISALATSIGENPETLEEVYEPFLIQEGFIIRTPRGREVTDKAYKHLNISRPKNLGELF, from the coding sequence ATGCCCGATTTTTTACATCCCGATAAAGACAATTATTCTGATGACGATTTGATTCAGGAAGAAAAAATCCGACCGCAGAGTTTCAGAGATTTTGCGGGGCAAAGAAAAACGCTTGATAACCTTGAGGTTTTCGTGGCAGCAGCTAAAAATCGTGGAAGTGCTTTAGATCATGTTCTTCTACACGGTCCACCAGGATTAGGTAAAACGACTTTATCGCATATTATTGCCAATGAGTTGGGCGTTAACTGTAAAATTACATCGGGTCCGGTTCTGGATAAACCAGGAAGTTTGGCTGGATTACTCACCAATCTTGAAGAAAATGATGTTCTTTTCATTGATGAAATCCATCGTCTGTCTCCAATTGTAGAAGAATATCTGTATTCTGCAATGGAGGATTATAAGATTGATATTATGTTGGAAACCGGTCCCAATGCCCGTTCTGTACAAATTGGTCTTAATCCATTTACATTGATTGGTGCTACCACAAGGAGCGGAATGCTTACCAAACCAATGCTCGCAAGATTCGGAATACAAAGCCGATTGGAATATTATACGATTGAACTTCTCGGAATGATTATCGAAAGAAGTGCGCGTGTTTTAGGTGTGAAAATCTATGAAGATGCAGCGCTCGAAATCGCGAGAAGAAGTCGAGGAACACCTAGAATTGCGAATGCGCTTTTGCGTAGAGTTCGTGACTTTGCCGAAATCAAAGGCAATGGAGAAATCGAAATAGAAATCACAAAATTCGCATTGAATTCTCTCAACGTTGATGAGTTCGGCTTAGATGATATGGATAACAAAATTATGCGTGTGATGATAGAAAATTTCCGAGGGAAACCAGTCGGGATTTCTGCATTGGCAACTTCTATTGGAGAGAATCCGGAAACTTTGGAAGAAGTTTACGAGCCTTTTTTGATTCAGGAAGGTTTTATTATTAGAACTCCGAGAGGACGAGAAGTGACTGATAAAGCTTACAAACATTTGAATATTTCCAGACCGAAAAATCTGGGAGAGCTTTTTTAA
- a CDS encoding LIC_10190 family membrane protein gives MLIILKTILIFLFINFGNGIIAGKLLKIKNQSFTIISLLGILSVTFLQTILAFFLPLNFYIEITFLISGVFGFLLFLKEKEFTYFEFRKNINFWFYFFIVLVFFVGSFSSYLYDHYSYYIPTVTFIREIGFIKGIANVDLLLSQSSFWHLYQAGFSNLTDEFLRVNVYLLILFLIYTYERRQWLLFLFIPFFLIFIQQPSPDLPTFIISLIVLNELLNNTNRKVLLYISIFVFCIKPTMFWLPLLIVLESIYQRNFKFQMLIPILAFGSLFVFKNIWLFGFPVFPVSAFDFNLPWKPSQEILTYSSQIGLMKSYDMHYSYQQIIDFNLWERIYHWFTIGLKSVFNFAIILSVFILGFLAFSRKEKFYLLLFISILFKFILIIVFSAQYRFFIDVYLIVIFLIFKNISEEKTVFVSVFLSIFISIIFSLPGFVKAKFHMGKWLSGFQVSQLIKPTEFKSENPKSYQLGNLKFNTTKDLIYKTQFPAMSLYWLKTYQYYNVFPQISDDGFIQKKLNEKEKIELNEIINDLESSKP, from the coding sequence ATGCTTATAATTCTCAAAACTATACTCATCTTTCTCTTTATCAATTTTGGTAATGGAATTATTGCGGGTAAACTTCTAAAAATCAAAAATCAGAGTTTTACAATCATTTCTCTTTTAGGAATTCTAAGCGTTACATTTTTACAAACAATCTTGGCTTTTTTCTTACCATTGAATTTTTATATAGAAATTACATTTTTAATTTCCGGAGTTTTTGGTTTCCTATTATTTTTAAAAGAAAAAGAATTTACTTACTTTGAATTCAGGAAAAATATCAATTTTTGGTTTTACTTTTTTATAGTATTAGTTTTTTTTGTCGGGTCTTTTTCGTCTTACCTTTATGATCATTACAGTTATTATATTCCAACCGTTACATTTATCAGAGAAATTGGTTTCATCAAAGGTATTGCAAACGTCGACTTGCTTTTAAGTCAATCATCCTTTTGGCACCTTTATCAAGCAGGGTTTTCAAATTTAACTGATGAATTTCTGAGAGTTAATGTTTATTTGTTAATCTTATTTTTGATATATACCTATGAAAGAAGACAATGGCTTTTGTTTCTTTTTATTCCATTTTTTTTAATTTTTATTCAGCAACCAAGCCCGGATTTACCAACATTTATAATTTCTTTAATTGTTCTGAATGAATTATTAAATAATACCAACAGAAAAGTACTTTTATACATTTCAATATTTGTATTTTGTATCAAGCCGACAATGTTTTGGTTACCATTGCTGATTGTTTTAGAAAGTATTTACCAAAGAAATTTCAAATTTCAAATGTTGATTCCAATTTTGGCTTTTGGAAGTTTATTTGTTTTCAAAAATATCTGGCTTTTCGGATTTCCTGTTTTTCCTGTTTCAGCTTTTGATTTTAATTTGCCTTGGAAGCCGAGTCAGGAGATTTTGACTTATTCCTCACAAATTGGATTGATGAAATCTTATGATATGCATTATTCTTACCAGCAGATTATAGATTTTAATCTCTGGGAAAGAATTTATCATTGGTTTACGATTGGATTGAAATCAGTTTTCAATTTCGCAATTATATTAAGTGTTTTCATTTTAGGATTTTTAGCTTTTAGCAGAAAAGAAAAATTCTACTTATTACTTTTTATTTCCATTTTATTTAAATTCATTTTGATAATTGTCTTCTCAGCACAATATCGATTTTTTATTGATGTCTATTTAATTGTGATATTTCTGATTTTCAAAAATATTTCCGAAGAAAAAACGGTCTTTGTTTCTGTCTTTTTATCCATTTTTATTTCCATCATTTTCAGTTTGCCGGGTTTTGTAAAAGCCAAATTTCATATGGGAAAATGGTTGTCAGGTTTCCAAGTTTCGCAATTGATAAAACCAACTGAATTCAAATCAGAAAATCCTAAATCCTATCAGTTAGGAAACCTGAAATTTAATACCACGAAAGACTTAATTTATAAAACTCAATTTCCAGCAATGTCACTTTATTGGTTAAAAACATATCAATATTATAATGTTTTTCCGCAGATTTCAGATGATGGATTTATCCAAAAGAAATTAAATGAAAAAGAGAAAATAGAACTCAACGAAATTATCAATGACTTGGAAAGTTCCAAACCATAA
- a CDS encoding YMGG-like glycine zipper-containing protein: MKNLFLTGASIILLLSSCNKDEKVQAASLEQQKLDYQARQIDIEKQKLAIEKEKINFERQKDSLNKVEEEKEAERKAEANRVARKSSRRSSSSSSSGSVASNSSSSGSSSSAGTTATQKKGWSSAAKGTVIGTVGGAAAGAIISKKNPGLGAVIGGVAGGATGYTIGRANDRKTGRVQK; encoded by the coding sequence ATGAAAAATTTATTTTTAACAGGAGCGAGTATAATTTTATTGTTATCATCTTGTAATAAAGATGAAAAAGTACAAGCTGCTTCTTTGGAGCAACAAAAGTTAGATTATCAAGCGAGACAAATTGATATTGAAAAACAGAAGTTGGCCATAGAGAAAGAAAAAATTAATTTCGAAAGACAAAAAGATAGCCTAAATAAAGTGGAAGAGGAGAAAGAAGCTGAGAGAAAAGCTGAAGCTAATCGTGTTGCCAGAAAAAGTTCCAGAAGAAGTAGCTCTTCATCTTCCTCAGGAAGCGTGGCCTCTAATTCTTCGTCTTCAGGTTCCTCAAGTTCAGCTGGAACTACAGCAACACAGAAAAAAGGCTGGAGTAGTGCGGCAAAAGGTACGGTTATTGGTACGGTTGGTGGAGCGGCAGCTGGAGCTATTATTTCTAAGAAAAATCCTGGTTTGGGAGCCGTAATTGGTGGTGTAGCGGGTGGTGCAACTGGTTATACAATTGGTAGAGCCAATGACAGAAAAACCGGGCGAGTACAGAAGTAA
- a CDS encoding helix-turn-helix transcriptional regulator: protein MNYIASILAKKRDLAKNEMEYEKSILFDVYTFVLVFLLLCNVVINILLFRPVNCIIFGSFTIFMLCTLFWPDRIRFNPKLLMLLFLFLGIMIFYFDTISGEGCMNYLSYVSLTIAVAFFFDYIRDRWIIFFLILSYLLWFLINVTTDYYLSRFYDQNLSPIEEWYVRIYKIIEISFCTFVGMYFIYRKERFLVKYYIEKEKLNAIIQKTDKINFSGELYELAMSKNSLFITYFKSQFPDFFDNILGATPNLISSELEICALLKLNLTTKEIAIATNSTVKAIENKKYRIRRKLDLSTETDINLYIINNF from the coding sequence ATGAACTATATAGCTTCCATATTAGCTAAAAAAAGAGACCTTGCAAAAAATGAAATGGAATACGAGAAAAGTATTCTGTTTGATGTTTACACATTTGTTTTGGTATTCCTTTTATTATGCAATGTGGTTATTAACATCCTTCTTTTTCGTCCTGTCAATTGTATAATTTTTGGAAGCTTTACTATTTTTATGTTATGTACATTATTTTGGCCGGACAGAATCAGGTTCAATCCAAAACTTCTGATGTTGCTTTTCCTTTTCTTAGGAATAATGATTTTTTATTTCGACACCATTTCCGGAGAAGGCTGTATGAACTATTTATCGTATGTTTCTTTAACCATTGCAGTAGCCTTTTTTTTCGATTATATTAGAGACCGATGGATTATATTCTTTTTGATTTTGTCCTATCTACTTTGGTTTTTAATTAATGTTACGACAGATTATTATCTCAGTAGATTTTATGATCAAAATTTGTCTCCTATAGAAGAATGGTATGTTAGAATCTATAAAATCATAGAAATTTCTTTTTGCACCTTTGTCGGGATGTATTTCATTTACAGGAAAGAACGATTTCTAGTAAAATACTATATAGAAAAAGAAAAACTAAATGCGATAATTCAGAAAACAGATAAAATTAATTTTTCCGGAGAATTATATGAATTGGCGATGAGTAAAAATTCTCTATTCATCACTTATTTCAAATCCCAGTTTCCCGATTTTTTTGATAATATTTTAGGTGCTACACCCAATCTTATTTCGTCTGAATTAGAAATTTGCGCATTATTAAAATTAAATCTTACCACCAAAGAGATCGCTATCGCAACCAATTCTACAGTAAAAGCAATAGAAAATAAGAAGTATCGCATCCGTAGAAAGCTAGATTTGAGCACAGAAACGGATATTAATCTCTATATTATAAATAATTTTTAA